A window of the Lolium perenne isolate Kyuss_39 chromosome 7, Kyuss_2.0, whole genome shotgun sequence genome harbors these coding sequences:
- the LOC139833510 gene encoding protein ALP1-like codes for MEGDMIDAFQAEYEEEMLNEEAEPRRSRRHREFIRRDRLGAHDRLFEDYFADDCNYPPSFFWRRYRMRRSLFLRIVDRLGEYSPYFTQRVDALNRASFSPLQKCTAALRLLAYGAAADTIDEWLKLARQTSSDCLDRFCEGIIDCYGETFCRRPNVEDTQRLLAKAEERGFPGMLGSIDCMHWQWRNCPVAHAGQFTRGDIKHPTIILEAVASYDRWIWHAFFGVAGSNNDINVLNQSPLFTDVLRGEAPVVNFTVNGHEYNYGYYLADGIYTSWPVFMKGVTLPQSEKHRLFTAAQSAWRKDVECAFGVLKARFNILAVPGRSYSRRTLGLIMRPCVILHNMIIDDERGTNLENIYETVDSNVGPAIHNHAPPSLAARI; via the coding sequence ATGGAGGGTGATATGATCGATGCATTCCAGGCGGAGTATGAGGAGGAGATGCTCAACGAGGAGGCGGAGCCAAGACGGTCGCGACGCCACCGAGAGTTCATCAGGCGTGATCGTCTGGGTGCCCACGATCGGCTCTTcgaggactacttcgccgacgactgCAATTATCCTCCGAGCTTCTTTTGGCGAAGGTATCGGATGAGGCGATCCCtttttctgcgcattgtggatagattgggtgaatactctccgtatttcacccaaagagttgatgctctcaaccgtgctagtttttctcccctacaaaagtgtactgcggctttgcgtctgttagcttatggagctgctgcagatacgatagatgagtggcttaagttagctagacaaacttcatcAGATTGTCTAGATAGATTCTGTGAAGGCATCATTGACTGTTACGGGGAGACGTTTTGTCGTCGACCAAATGTCGAGGATACTCAGCGTCTGTTAGCGAAAGCCGAGGAGCGTGGCTTTCCGGGCATGTTagggagcatcgattgcatgcattggcagtggaggaactgcccagtggctcatgctggtcaattcacaaggggtgacatcaaacaccctaccataatcttagaagccgttgcgtcgtatgatcgttggatctggcatgccttttttggagtggccgggtccaacaacgacatcaatgtactcaaccagtcgccgttgttcactgatgtgcttaggggagaagcacccgtagtgaacttcacggtgaatggacacgagtacaactatggttactaccttgccgacggcatctacacctcctggccggtgttcatgaaaggtgttactcttccacaaagtgaaaagcatcgactgttcactgctgctcaatcagcttggcgcaaagatgtcgagtgtgcctttggagtgctgaaggctaggttcaacattctagcagttccgggacgctcctactcgaggcgtactcttgggttgatcatgcgtccatgtgtcattctgcacaacatgatcatcgacgatgagcgtggtacaaatttggagaacatctatgagacagttgattccaatgtcggccctgcaatacacaaccatgcaccaccaagcctagcagccaggatttag